The following proteins come from a genomic window of Sorex araneus isolate mSorAra2 chromosome 1, mSorAra2.pri, whole genome shotgun sequence:
- the LOC101540310 gene encoding olfactory receptor 1J4-like, with protein sequence MSSIQRDNKTTVSEFLLLGLPIPPEHQALFFTLFLVIYLATVLGNLLIILLIRMDSRLHTPMYFFLSHLALTDVSFSSVTVPKMLVDMQSIHKSIPYAGCMSQMYFFIWFGSVDNLLLALMAYDRYVAICHPLHYVTIMRQEKCVSLVSASWIYCSLRSLLHTLLLVRVSFCDDITIRHFFCELPVLLKMSCSDVSLNEWVLFFEAGIAVFLPFIAIVGSYIRIWATVLKDPSAKRFFKVLSTCGSHLLVVSLFYGTIAEVYIFSFSSISSNKDIAASVMYMIVTPMLNPFIYSLRNRDIKQALKLFVNRMKSCSSNNLI encoded by the coding sequence ATGAGCAGCATACAAAGAGATAATAAGACCACTGTGTCTGAATTTTTGCTTCTGGGACTCCCCATACCTCCAGAACATCAGGCTTTGTTTTTCACCTTATTCCTGGTCATATACCTGGCcacggtgctggggaacctgctcatcatcctgctcaTCCGGATGGACTCTcgtctccacacccccatgtacttcttcctcagccaCTTGGCTCTCACTGACGTGTCCTTCTCATCTGTCACTGTGCCCAAAATGCTGGTGGACATGCAGAGCATTCATAAGTCCATCCCCTATGCAGGGTGCATGTCACAGATGTATTTTTTCATATGGTTTGGTAGTGTCGACAATTTACTTCTTGCAttgatggcctatgacaggtatgtggccatctgtcacCCACTCCACTATGTCACTATCATGAGGCAAGAGAAATGTGTCTCATTAGTTTCTGCATCCTGGATCTACTGTTCTCTCCGCTCTCTGCTGCACACCCTCCTCTTGGTTCGAGTGTCCTTTTGTGATGACATTACCATCCGGCACTTCTTCTGTGAACTCCCAGTTCTCTTGAAGATGAGCTGTTCAGATGTCTCACTCAATGAATGGGTTCTCTTCTTTGAGGCTGGAATAGCTGTTTTCCTGCCTTTTATCGCTATTGTGGGTTCTTATATTCGCATATGGGCCACTGTGCTGAAGGATCCTTCAGCTAAGAGattcttcaaagtcctttctacctGTGGTTCCCATCTGCTAGTTGTGTCTTTATTCTATGGAACCATTGCAGAAGTttacattttctccttttcctccatcTCCAGTAATAAAGATATAGCTGCTTCTGTGATGTATATGatagtcacccccatgctgaaccctttcATCTATAGCCTaagaaacagagatataaaacagGCCCTCAAATTATTTGTTAACAGAATGAAATCTTGTAGCTCAAATAACTTAATATGA